The following coding sequences lie in one Silene latifolia isolate original U9 population chromosome 5, ASM4854445v1, whole genome shotgun sequence genomic window:
- the LOC141655569 gene encoding uncharacterized protein LOC141655569 yields the protein MNFDFDAAGEVRFLQMNELKELRMEAYESSKIYKDQTKKWHVGKIMKKDVSVGDLVLLFNSKVKVFPVKLKSRWSGPFKVMQIFPYGAFELWSEEGGTFRVNGQRVKRYYDGDNKGPVEVLYLGEPLPEGETN from the coding sequence ATGAACTTTGACTTTGATGCCGCCGGAGAAGTGCGAtttctccaaatgaatgagcttAAAGAATTAAGGATGGAAGCTTATGAGAGTTCCAAAATCTATAAGGAccaaacgaagaaatggcatgtTGGCAAGATCATGAAGAAAGATGTAAGtgtaggagaccttgttctccttTTCAACTCCAAGGTCAAGGTGTTTCCGGTCAAGCTCAAATCAAGGTGGTCGGGACCCTTCAAGGTGATGCAAATATTTCCTTACGGTGCTTTCGAGCTTTGGAGTGAAGAAGGTGGAACCTTTAGGGTCAATGGTCAACGAGTCAAGCGCTACTATGATGGTGACAACAAGGGTCCGGTTGAGGTACTCTACCTCGGGGAACCTCTCCCCGAGGGGGAGACAAATTGA